ATGCCAATGATCCGGACTTGCCACAACCACACCATCTATATCCTCCCTTTCCAGCATCTCCTCATAGTTTAGGTATGCAGCAACACTCTCATACTCATTTTTTCCTCGGGAAGTTGCATAAGCATTATGGAGGATGTTCTGATATTCTTTGATTTTGTGGGGGAAAAGGTCGGATGCTGCGACCATCTGGGCATTGGGGTTTTTTGCATAAGTTCTGGCAATGCCCGGACTCTTTTTCCCACAGCCAATGAGGGCGATATTGATCTTGTCGCTGGGGGCTACATAGCCTTTCCCCAAGACATAGCGAGGGACTATACTAAGGCTGGCCCCAGCAATCAAGCTCTTCTTGAGAAATGATCTTCTGGATTTCGAGATAGCTTTCATTTGTAGTAGTATTTTTGAGAGGTTGATGAAATTAAATATACTCAATTCCCTCGAAAGCTAATGGATCAGCTTTACCCGGCTTCCTCAAAAATAGGTGTTTTCATTTAAGCAACCTTTCCGCTTAGCTTAGTTGTCTATTTTTGGTGGTAAAGCCTCCAGACTTGAGCCCCATTGGGTATTGGGTTCTGCTCCCATATCAAGTTTCAGGGAACCTCCCTTGACCAGGTCTTTGTGGTAGAACCAGGGCTTATCCAGAACTTCTCCATTCAGATTAGCTGATTGGATATAGCGGTTTTGGGAAGAAGAATTTTTGGCTTCAATGACGAATTCGGCACCTGAATAGTATTCAGGATCGAGTTTTATCCTGATTTCCTCAAATATGGGACTGCCAATGTCATAATAAGGCTCCTGAGAAGCTCCCCCTTTCATAGAAAAGATTCCAATTTTCATGAGGACAGCTAATGCCCCCATCAATCCCTGATCTTCATCACCCGAATATCCTGCTTCAGGAGAAATTCCGGAATATACCTTTTCGACTACCTCTCTACTCCAGTATTGAGTGAGGTAAGGATTGCCGGAATAGTTGAAAATGAATGCGGTTTGCATGCTGGGCTGATTGCCATAATTGATGTATACCCTACGGTTTTGCTTGGTCTCTTCTTCTGTTTCTCCCTTTTTTGAGACGAAATCATGTCTGGCAGCTTTGAGAAAAGAAGATTGCAAGGCTTCATTGAAAAACTTTTGCCCTCCCATCAAATCAACCAGACTATGCAGATCATGGGGAACAAACCAACTAAACTGCGCAGCATTTCCTTCGACAAAACCATTATCGTATCTGAGGACATCTACATTTTCTTCCCATTTATCATCGATGTTTTTCACCCAAACCCATCCGAGCGTTTGCTTGTAGACATTTCGGTAGTTCTGGCCTCTCTCAGCAAATATTTTCGCATCTGAGTCCTTTCCCAGTGCTTTGGCCATTTCCGAGAGCGTCCAATCCTGGTAAGCATATTCGAGGGTTTGTCCTGTGCCATCTTCATGATAGCCTTTTTGGGGAGTAGGCAGAGGATGGGGAATGTATCCTCGGTCGAGGTAGAAATCGAGTCCCCCTCCGATGAAAGTCTCATGTTCATAGCCAGATTTAGCCATGATTCCTCCGGGCATATGATTTTTCTTCATGCCCTCATAAGCCAGCTCCGCATCAAAGCCTCTGATTCCCTTCATATACGCACTTACGATAAAAGGGGTAGAAGAGGCTCCGGTCATGACATAAGTATAATTTCCTCCAGAAGGTCCTCTAGGAATCAGGCCGCCATCCTTGTACATCAGCAACATGGAATTGACAAATTCCTCACTGACTTTTGGATAAACCAGGTGCCAGAGGGTATTAAGGGTCCATTGGGCGCCCCAGAAACTATCAGAATTGTAATGATTGAATAAGGGTTTGCCAGCTTCATCCAAAGGAATTTGAGCGGTTCTCTTTTTCGGACCTGTCATATCCGTATACTTCCCATCGATATCACTGATGATTCTTCTTCCCTGTAGTGCATGCCAAAGGTCTGTATAAAACCTCCTTTGTTCTTCTTCACTTCCTCCTTTGACCTCTATTTTACTCAGCCATTCATTCCATACAGTTCTGGAATCCGCTACGACCTGGTCAAAATCCCAGGCTGGCAATTCGGACTCCAGATTTTTTCGTGCCTGACTTTCGCTGACATAGGAAATCCCTACTTTCATCAATCTCTGTTCATCTTCCTCCGTTTTGAAACTCACATAAGCGCCTGTATTGGCTCCTTCAACTTCTTCTATAGCATTTAGTAGTTCACCATCTTTCCATCCTCCGAAGCTGTCAAAAGCTTTATCAAACTGGATGACATAATACACATAAGTTGCCTTGGGCCTTCTGCGTGTAGGGGCCATGAGGGCATAACCCTCTATTTCCGTATCGCTGAGCTTTTTTGCATAGCCACTTTCTGTATCAGAAGGGCCTAAAAAGGTGGAAAAATCTATATGGATATGAGATTGATCGGATTTTGGGAAAGTATATCGGTGAAAGCCTGCCCTTGTGGTAGCAGTTAGCTCTGCATTGATTCCATAGCTTTCCAGGAAAATCTGATGATATCCAGCTTTTACTTCCTCCTTATCATGTGAGTAGGTAGACCCATAAGCATCAGCACCTAAATGCCCTTTGAATGTGCCCTTTGTCGGGAGAACCGGAATGCCGGACAATTGCCAGGCGTGGATGTGGCTGAAACTTCTGATTGTATCCTGATTATAGCGATAGCCAGAATTCCAGGCTCCATTGATCACCATATCAGGAGAAAGGTTGACCATCCCAAAAGGACGAGTCGCAGAATTAAAAAAGAACCAACGGGAATTGGCGGCATCTACAAGAGGTTCTACCAGATCAACTGGATCTAATTCCTCAAAATTTGTAGATGTTTGGGTTTGCTCTTCCGTTTTTGGTTCCTCACAGGCCTGTGGCAGAATCAGGAAGCTCAGACTCAGAAAAATATAGATAATGTGTTGGGCTCGCATAGGTACAATCAATTTCCGCTACAAAATAAGTAATCAGACAGTATTAGCATACAATTTTATGCTCATCTCGAACTTTGCCAAACGCATGCTCGAAATTGCCTGTTACCTTAACAAGATGCGAATTAAAATTTTTCTTGAAACTTTTCAATTTTCTCTTTTGAGAGGTTTTTGCCTTCATTTATCAGGATTCTAAAACGAAAGACCTCAGAAGCTCCTGAAGCTAGTCGGAAATTCAGTTGTTCTTTCCCTTTAGAGAAAACGGCCTGCCCTAAAGGATTCGCAGAAAAAAGACCATAGCCTCTCGCGTGCCAGTAAGTCGGATAAGCAGGATTTTCAGGATGGTCCAGGATAATAATTTCTACTGATTCGCCCTCCAGTTCTCCAGCTAATTTCATCCATTTGGCACGCGTTCCCCAAACTTCTCCCCCCCTAATTCCTTCGCTGCTTTCATAGTTCCCATTGGCTTCTACAGAACTTTGACCTTTCTCTTTGGGAATTTGTCCATCTTTATCGGCAAAAAGTCCGGGCTTATCTGAAGGGAGTTCCAATTCTCTTCTTAGCCTGATGGCAAACATGCCCTCTTTGTTGTCGGTGAAACTAAGGTTTTCCTTTGCAGTCAGCTCACTTTCCCTGTCAATGATGATGACTCCTTCCTTTTCCTGGAAATGAAAAGTCGCTTGCTCTTCAAGCAGCACTTTTCCCTCATGATCCACCCAATGAGAACGAGCAACTAATTTCCCTTTTTCTTTCCCTCCTTCTAGTTTGAGGAACTCCTGATGTCGTATTTCTCCGTACCTATGCCGTTTTTCAGGAGGACGATCTGAGGAATTGTTCCAAAAATCCAAGCCATTTACATCGCCATAATTGAACCAGTGTCCCAGATGATGTCGATGGTCAACTCTTTCTCCCGGACGGGTATCAAGAGGAAAGCCTCGACTGAGGACTTTCCCACTCATGGTCTTTAGGGGATAGAGGACAGCCTTTTTGAGTTCATCCCGATAGAGGTATGAACTGATGTGCTGCCCATTGATCCAGATCTCAATTTCCTGTTGGTCTTCTTTGCTTATGAAGCGAACACCTTCCTGACTCCAAACTACTTGAATACCCATTAGGAGGAGAGACAGACTTAGCAGATATTTCATGGCATATCAATATTGAAAGACTTTCCCTCCTGCCAAGACGTCTTGATTCTTTTCATCGAAGCTCACATATTTCCCGGTTCTGAGGGCGGCCGTAGTCATGATATTGGCGATAGAATGATTATAACCTGCTTCTACCGGAGCATTGGGGGTTTTGCGGCTTCTCACACATTCCATCCAGTTGAGCATATGCAGGGTCGTAGAATTGTCCGCGCCTGTATTGGCAGAAGTAACCACCTTTACGTCAGATTTGGTGAGGTCAAATTCCGGCAAGGCATTAGGTTTCATATCCATAGCACTTGCGTGGCGTTCCTGCAAGCTTCCATTAGGCGTTACTTTACGAGTTTTGAGATTGAGTTCGCCTCCATTGGCATAATAGATTTCTTTGGTTCCTCCTGCTGAATTGGTGAAACGAGAGGAATAAACGACCTGAAAACCCTTGGAAGGATCATCCAGGGGGCCGTAATCAAATACTGCTGTCATCGTATCAAAATTCTTCCGACCATCTTTCCACAAATAAATGCCACCATTTGCTGCGACACTTCGAGGATGAGCTAAGTCCGAGAACCAATGAACAGTATCGATCTGGTGAGACATCCATTGGCCGGGAATTCCGGAGGAATACGGCCAGAATAAACGATACTCAAGGTATTTACGTGGATCCCATTTCTCAAAGGGGCGATTCATCAGGTAACGCTTCCAGTCTGTATCAGACTCTCTTATTTCCCGTGTCAGCTTCGGAAGTCGCCAGCGACCGGGCTGGTTGACATTCCAGGTCATATGGACAGAAACGATGTCGCCAAATTTGCCTGACTTGATAAATTCATTGGCCGCATGATAATTGGGATTGCTTCTTCTCTGAGAACCAATTTGTACGATGATTCCGGATTCCTTTACTGCCTTTAATCCAATACGGGCATCTTCCATGGTTTCTGCAAAAGGCTTTTCGACATAAGCATCTTTTTTAGCCTCTGCTGCCTGGACCGTATGAAGGGCATGCTGAAAGTCTGCCGTAGAAATTATTACGGAATCGATTTCATTTTTTTCATACATCTCTTCATTATTCCGATACTGCTTGATTTTATCTCCGGTCAATTCTTTCACATAGTCAGCCCCTTCCTCTCTCCTTCTTTTCCAGATATCCGAGACTCCTACAAGCTCGAAATTCATTTCCTTATTCTTTTTGAGAAAAGCCGGAATTAAGGCCCCTCTGCAACGATTGGAAAATCCTACAATCCCTACGCGCACCCTGTCATTTGAACCCAGGATTCGGCTATATGATTTTGCACTAAGTCCCATAGCAATTGCCCCTCCGCTCAGGGCCGTCTTTTTGATAAAAGACCGTCTGCTTTCTTTGTTTGTGTCCATAATAATTTGGCTAATTGTAGTAGTAAAAATGAGTTTTGAGAAATTTCGTCCAACCTTATTTATAGGCTGGGCTTAAAATTAAATTACAGAATTTGAGGGTGTATTGAAAGGATCTTATGGTACAAATGAAAATAAGTAATCTTTGTTCCTTCTTAATCTGCTTTTTAGTAGATTAAGAGGGAAAATTCTATTGAACTCACTACTTAAATTGCTCAAATGAAAGTCTCTCTTTCAGCAGTTTTGATGATAGTACTCATCATCTCTGCCTGTCAACCTACTATAGAAACAACAGAATACGACAACAGTCAGGGGATCAAGATCCAGAAAGGATTTAGCATTGATACCCTTTACAGCCCCAGTGAAAACGATCAGGGTTCCTGGGTAGCTCTTGCGAAGGGTGAAAATGGCATGATGTATTCCAGTGATCAATATGGAAATCTCTATCGATTTTCTATGCCTGCTCCTGGAGTCAGACTTAAGGCCGAAGAGGTAGATAGCCTCGGCATCAATATTGGTTATGCTCATGGCTTGCTTTGGGCCTTTAATAGCCTTTATGTATCTGTAAATCGTGGATGGAACAATGAGGAAGTTGAAAATGGAAGTGGGGTATATCGACTTACTGATTCGGATGCAGATGGAAATCTTGATAAGATCGAACAGCTATTAAAACTGGAAGGAGCGGGTGAACATGGGCCTCATAGCCTGGTCCTGAGTCCAGATGGAGAAAGTATCTATTTCATCGCGGGAAATCATGTGTTGATACCGGATGAATTGAAAGAGAATACACGTTTGCCCAATAATTGGGGGGAAGATAATCTGGCGGAGCCTTATTTGGATGCTCGGGGCCATGCCAATGATATCCTGGCTCCCGGAGGCTGGATCGCTAATATGGATCCGTCCGGGCAAAACTGGGAATTGATCAGTGCCGGTTTCCGAAATCCCTTTGACATGGGATTCAATCAGGATGGAGAACTCTTTGCCTATGATGCCGATATGGAATGGGATATGGGAATGCCGTGGTATAGGCCTACTCGGATTTGTCATGTAACCAGCGGGAGTGAATTTGGCTGGAGAACGGGTACGGGTAAATGGCCGACCTATTATCCAGATGCTTTACCAGCAGTAGTAAATCTCAATCAGGGCTCACCTACAGGAGTAGTCATGGGACATCACCTGGCTTTTCCGGCTAAATTTTCCAATGGCCTCTTTGCCAATGACTGGAGCTTTGGAACCATGTACTATGTAGATCTTAAACCCAATGGAAGTTCGTATACCGCAAAACGAGAAGAATTTCTATCTGGAACTCCTATGCCTCTGACGGATGCAGTTGCCGGGGAAGATGGCAATTTATATTTCGCTACAGGAGGTCGAAGACTGGAGTCTCATTTATTTAGGGTTAGTTATACCGGAGAGGGGGTAGGCGAAAGTCCGTCTATGACTGCTGGAAAAGAAGCGGATTTAAGAGAACTAAGGAAATCTTTGGAGGCTTTTCATAATACTGAAGCTTCCAAAGAAGGCATAGAAAAAGCCTGGGCCCATCTGGATCATGAAGACCGGCATATCCGCTATGCTGCTCGCATGGTATTGGAACATCAAGCCCTGGATAGCTGGAAAGATGCGTTTTATGGGGAAAGTGGTACTGGAAAAACCATACAGGCCTCCGTAGCTCGCGTGCGTCAGGCAGAAAAGGAAGAAGCCGATGCTATTTATTCAAAACTGGCTAGCCTTGATATGAGTGCTTTGGATGAGTCTTCGAAATTAGATCTTATGCGGGTGTATGAATTAGCGTTTATTCGTCTGGGTAAACCTTCTGGAGAGCAGGCCCAAAAGTTGGCAAAAAATCTCAATAATGACTTCCCTTCTCATTCAAATGCCCTGGATAGAGAAATCGCAGAATTATTGATTGCCCTGGAAGATGAAGTGGCTGTAAAAAAATGTATCAGTCTGTTGGAAACCCATACTGCTGCCAAGACCAATGGGCATGAAATGTTGGATACGGAAGTTACCAATCGAAGTGAAAGGTACGGTCCTAAAATTCAGGCAATCGTAGAAAAGATGCCTCCTTCTGAAGCAATTTTTTATGGAACCCTTTTAAGTCATGCAAAAGCGGGTTGGACAAAGGAACTTCGCGAAAAATATTTCCAGTGGTTTTATGATGCTTTTAATGCAGAAGGCGGCCTGAGTTTTAAAGCTACTATGGAACATGTACGGAGTAAAGCCATGGAAAAAGTGCCTGAAGCTGATCGGGAATATTTTCAGGAGTTATCGGGGGTCTATTCCCCAACAGCTGCTATGGCAGATTTACCCCAACCAGAAGGACCGGGTAAAAACTATATCAATGGAGATTTCTGGCGACTGGGAGGAAAAATTCAAAATCATGAAGGAGATATAGCTGCAGGAAAGCAAATGTTTCAGGCGGCTCTTTGTGCCAGTTGTCATCGCATGAATGGTGAAGGAGGGATCAATGGGCCGGATTTGACCCAGATTCATACACGCTTTAGCCTGGGAGAAATTGCCAATGCTATAATAGCTCCCCATGATGAAATCTCCGACCAGTACGCCCATACCCTGTTTAGAATGAAAGATGGTCGCAAGCTTGCAGGCCGTATTCTTTCAGAAGAAGGAGATGTCATCAAAATTCTTCCCAATCCCTTTACCAGTGATGAAGTTGTAGAAATTGCCAAAGCTGAGGTAGAAGGCCGTGAACTTTCCCCAATTTCGCCTATGCCTCCCGGACTTCTTAATCGACTCAATGAAGATGAAGTCGTAGCCCTCATGGCTTATCTCATTTCCGGAGGAGATGAGGAGCATTATATCTATGGAGGCGATAAAGGAAGAGAAAGTGATTAATTGAAAAGTATTTGGGGCAGATAATAATCTGTCCCAAATACTATATTTTCACCATATTCCGGGTAATATCCCCACTGGCTTTATTGATGTAGAAATAATAATTCCCTCCTGCCATTCTTCTGGGAAAAAAAGGAATTCTATGCTTGCCCGCTCTGAGCTTTTTGTTGAGCAGTTGATCTACAACTTTACCCGATCCATCCAATATCCGAATCCTGACGTCTTCGGTCTCACTCTCAAAAGTGATGATGGTTGATTCGGTAAAGGGATTGGGATAATTGAAGGCCTCTTTCAATCCT
The nucleotide sequence above comes from Bacteroidia bacterium. Encoded proteins:
- a CDS encoding GH92 family glycosyl hydrolase; this translates as MRAQHIIYIFLSLSFLILPQACEEPKTEEQTQTSTNFEELDPVDLVEPLVDAANSRWFFFNSATRPFGMVNLSPDMVINGAWNSGYRYNQDTIRSFSHIHAWQLSGIPVLPTKGTFKGHLGADAYGSTYSHDKEEVKAGYHQIFLESYGINAELTATTRAGFHRYTFPKSDQSHIHIDFSTFLGPSDTESGYAKKLSDTEIEGYALMAPTRRRPKATYVYYVIQFDKAFDSFGGWKDGELLNAIEEVEGANTGAYVSFKTEEDEQRLMKVGISYVSESQARKNLESELPAWDFDQVVADSRTVWNEWLSKIEVKGGSEEEQRRFYTDLWHALQGRRIISDIDGKYTDMTGPKKRTAQIPLDEAGKPLFNHYNSDSFWGAQWTLNTLWHLVYPKVSEEFVNSMLLMYKDGGLIPRGPSGGNYTYVMTGASSTPFIVSAYMKGIRGFDAELAYEGMKKNHMPGGIMAKSGYEHETFIGGGLDFYLDRGYIPHPLPTPQKGYHEDGTGQTLEYAYQDWTLSEMAKALGKDSDAKIFAERGQNYRNVYKQTLGWVWVKNIDDKWEENVDVLRYDNGFVEGNAAQFSWFVPHDLHSLVDLMGGQKFFNEALQSSFLKAARHDFVSKKGETEEETKQNRRVYINYGNQPSMQTAFIFNYSGNPYLTQYWSREVVEKVYSGISPEAGYSGDEDQGLMGALAVLMKIGIFSMKGGASQEPYYDIGSPIFEEIRIKLDPEYYSGAEFVIEAKNSSSQNRYIQSANLNGEVLDKPWFYHKDLVKGGSLKLDMGAEPNTQWGSSLEALPPKIDN
- a CDS encoding c-type cytochrome, translating into MKVSLSAVLMIVLIISACQPTIETTEYDNSQGIKIQKGFSIDTLYSPSENDQGSWVALAKGENGMMYSSDQYGNLYRFSMPAPGVRLKAEEVDSLGINIGYAHGLLWAFNSLYVSVNRGWNNEEVENGSGVYRLTDSDADGNLDKIEQLLKLEGAGEHGPHSLVLSPDGESIYFIAGNHVLIPDELKENTRLPNNWGEDNLAEPYLDARGHANDILAPGGWIANMDPSGQNWELISAGFRNPFDMGFNQDGELFAYDADMEWDMGMPWYRPTRICHVTSGSEFGWRTGTGKWPTYYPDALPAVVNLNQGSPTGVVMGHHLAFPAKFSNGLFANDWSFGTMYYVDLKPNGSSYTAKREEFLSGTPMPLTDAVAGEDGNLYFATGGRRLESHLFRVSYTGEGVGESPSMTAGKEADLRELRKSLEAFHNTEASKEGIEKAWAHLDHEDRHIRYAARMVLEHQALDSWKDAFYGESGTGKTIQASVARVRQAEKEEADAIYSKLASLDMSALDESSKLDLMRVYELAFIRLGKPSGEQAQKLAKNLNNDFPSHSNALDREIAELLIALEDEVAVKKCISLLETHTAAKTNGHEMLDTEVTNRSERYGPKIQAIVEKMPPSEAIFYGTLLSHAKAGWTKELREKYFQWFYDAFNAEGGLSFKATMEHVRSKAMEKVPEADREYFQELSGVYSPTAAMADLPQPEGPGKNYINGDFWRLGGKIQNHEGDIAAGKQMFQAALCASCHRMNGEGGINGPDLTQIHTRFSLGEIANAIIAPHDEISDQYAHTLFRMKDGRKLAGRILSEEGDVIKILPNPFTSDEVVEIAKAEVEGRELSPISPMPPGLLNRLNEDEVVALMAYLISGGDEEHYIYGGDKGRESD
- a CDS encoding PmoA family protein — translated: MKYLLSLSLLLMGIQVVWSQEGVRFISKEDQQEIEIWINGQHISSYLYRDELKKAVLYPLKTMSGKVLSRGFPLDTRPGERVDHRHHLGHWFNYGDVNGLDFWNNSSDRPPEKRHRYGEIRHQEFLKLEGGKEKGKLVARSHWVDHEGKVLLEEQATFHFQEKEGVIIIDRESELTAKENLSFTDNKEGMFAIRLRRELELPSDKPGLFADKDGQIPKEKGQSSVEANGNYESSEGIRGGEVWGTRAKWMKLAGELEGESVEIIILDHPENPAYPTYWHARGYGLFSANPLGQAVFSKGKEQLNFRLASGASEVFRFRILINEGKNLSKEKIEKFQEKF
- a CDS encoding Gfo/Idh/MocA family oxidoreductase is translated as MDTNKESRRSFIKKTALSGGAIAMGLSAKSYSRILGSNDRVRVGIVGFSNRCRGALIPAFLKKNKEMNFELVGVSDIWKRRREEGADYVKELTGDKIKQYRNNEEMYEKNEIDSVIISTADFQHALHTVQAAEAKKDAYVEKPFAETMEDARIGLKAVKESGIIVQIGSQRRSNPNYHAANEFIKSGKFGDIVSVHMTWNVNQPGRWRLPKLTREIRESDTDWKRYLMNRPFEKWDPRKYLEYRLFWPYSSGIPGQWMSHQIDTVHWFSDLAHPRSVAANGGIYLWKDGRKNFDTMTAVFDYGPLDDPSKGFQVVYSSRFTNSAGGTKEIYYANGGELNLKTRKVTPNGSLQERHASAMDMKPNALPEFDLTKSDVKVVTSANTGADNSTTLHMLNWMECVRSRKTPNAPVEAGYNHSIANIMTTAALRTGKYVSFDEKNQDVLAGGKVFQY